cagtctttatgctgtgcttgattgtgatgagtctcAGCTGTGTGGGAGCCAGCTCCCaaaccacctggagaaccacatgaagcctctgccaaaaaaggacacacaggaaccaagccccacacctctccacagtacacaagaaaataTTAGAATTTTCCCAAACCACCACACATCTTAAGTTGTCATATAAAGATACTGTCTCCTTTTtaattttattcacattttaaaagtccAGAGGTGGGCAGTTTTCTGTGCCTAATAGTGCACGATTTATAGAAAATCATAATGACTCAAACAATAAAATAACTGCAGTTATAAATAACAGTAAATCAATTCATAGAGGAaaatgttctgttgttttatcaAATGAGCCAGAGTCCTTGTCtagggtttgggtcgtcggggcccccgcccgTCCTGCGGGTGGTGGACCTATGGGAGGGCGGGCtcacgtcgctccttcgggctgtgCCCGGCTGGGTCCagtgggcaaagacccggctaccaggcgctcgcctgcgagccccaaccccaggcctggctccagggtggggccccggtgacgccaattTGGGCGACGTGAACGTCCTTGTTTTTTCGGCTTCCATAGGGGcttttgaaatgacaaaacatgagATTCCACATGCAACAAGTCACAAGTGTTCTGCAGAAAGTAGGAATACACATCGCAGGGGTTGTGTGAACtcaaaaaatgtgttcaatGACTGTTATTGACCATCTATCGACTATTATAGATGTAATTTCAATTTGATGATGAATACATgattacagcaaaacaaacacagttgcGATTCTGTCAGTGGACAAATTTACCTgtagaaattaaaaatgtgagGTTGCGGTGCTACTTTTGTCAAATGAAGTAGAAAGAGATGACATAAACAATTGTCATACTATAGCTACTACAGCCTGTGTTATTCTTTTTGGGAGGCTGGTACTAAGTGTGCAAGGCTGAATAAAAGCAACCACCGTAAATCCAGTGTGTTCAAATCTGCTGAATTAGCTATTGTCTTCCCAAGACAACGATAATGATTTTAGAAAAAGTGGATCCAAAAAACAGAGCAATCATGAGCTCTCCTTTCAACATTAGCTGTGATTATGTAGTTATATGGTTTCATATAATTTCATTTAGTGTGTCTCCTGTTTAACTGCAATATATATTTCTTAAAACCAGACAGAAGCACTGCTCAGTGACAAAACCGGCATCTCATTCAGGCAGAATAATTACACTTTCTACCAAGTTAAGCAAACACTGATGTAATGAAGCAGGTTTGAGTAAACCTGAGCTAAAATTATGTGAATGCAGATTCACAGAGCATTcagagacatgacagacaaTGCTGTAGACACGTAAATGCTATTTCTATGACCCACAATACAATaaaaccacaacacaaacaaggaAACCAGAGAGGCCATCTGTTCAGACAATTTATTTTGCCCTATGAACACTTCCCGTGTTTAACTTTTAGTGAACAGGTCAAACATGTATATTGTGTATTATTTGATGAATCTCCTTATTCTGTGCATTGTATTATTTGTATGAATATGACTGTGAGAGAGTGGTAAATTACTGCCTTGGGGTCATCGACTGCATCACAGTGGTCTCATTGTGGAGAAACATTCAGGACCGTCCGGATGCTGTGAAACAAAGTAATTGAGAAGTGAGCAGACCTGCACCTATTAATttatctgtgttgttgttgagtcATGAATGGTTTAGATTGTATTTAGAAAAGGAAACCTACCATTTCCCATGCTTCATCAGTTCAATGGCATCATTGACCTGGTCCAAAGTCATGGTATGAGTGATGAACTCATCCAGCTTCAGCTTCTTGTCCAGGTAAGCTTTAACCATCTGAGGCACTGCATCTTTACCCTTAAAGTCTTAGTCACAAAACAATCAGAATAAGAGCATTCAGTCTTTTCCAGCATACAAATAGCTATGAAATCACAGATCACAAGCCCCCAGCCATTTAGTTATGGTTATATTTGTCTCACCTCCAATTGTGGAGCCCTTCCATGTGCGTCCAGTGATGAGCTGAATGGGTCGGACAGAAACATCCTGCAAGTCTGTAAAGCCAACAATCACACTGACACCCCAACCTTGCACACAAGACTCCAAGGCACTGCGCTAGATggagaaacagcacaaagtttGTAACTAGAAGAATccagatttaaataaatgaaacagcacaaagctTGTAACCAGAAGAATccagatttaaataaatgaaactcaGCTCTTCAATAATTACTGCTTGCTTGAATAAGAGCAAGTGAGCTCAGTTGACTCTGATTGGAATAAAGGTTCCCATTGTAATGGCTAGGTGACACATCTTCATTATATTCTTGAAGCAGATGAAATCAAATCATCTTACCATGACTTCCACATTTCCAACACATTCCAGAGAGAAGTCCACTCCTCCGTCAGTCATCTCAGACAGCACTTGGCTGATGGGTTTATTGTGATCCTTGGGGTTCACAAAGTCAGTCGCACCAAATACCTTGGCCTTCTCAAACTTATCTGGATTGATGTCAACAGCGATAATCTTCTTGGCTCCTGCAGCCTTGCAGCCCATGACTGCGGCCAAGCCCACAGCTCCCAGGCCAAACACAGCACATGTGGAGCCTGGTTCCACctaaagaaaacagactttggTCAATGTGACACTTTAGTTTGGACTTTGTAGTGCTCTATACAGTAAAAATCAATGGAAAGATAAGgaaaaaatttaaaatttaaGTCTTTAATGTCATAAAAAGTGTCAATAATATTGGCATTTTACACAAAATGTCTCATTCCCTTCTTcaatttaataataatgatgaagaaTAGTGAATCTATTTGCAACAATCAAATAAACACACCTTCGCAGTATTAACTGCTGCTCCATATCCTGTGCAGACCCCACAGCCCAGGAGACAGACTTTgtccagaggagcagcagggtcGATCTTAGCCACAGCTATCTGGTTCATCACAATGTACTCAGAGAAGGTACCAACTCCGACGAGTGGGATCAAATTCTTGCCCTTACAGGTAAACCTGGTGGTTGGTGGTATCATCATGTCTT
This window of the Chaetodon auriga isolate fChaAug3 chromosome 14, fChaAug3.hap1, whole genome shotgun sequence genome carries:
- the LOC143331648 gene encoding alcohol dehydrogenase 1-like, with the translated sequence MATAGKVIKCKAAVAWEPNKPLVIEEIEVAPPQADEVRIKIVATGVCHTDLYQLLDSNQKDGFPVVLGHEAAGIVESVGPGVTEVQPGDKVIPLPMPQCRECRFCKNPKTNQCARGPTMRKDMMIPPTTRFTCKGKNLIPLVGVGTFSEYIVMNQIAVAKIDPAAPLDKVCLLGCGVCTGYGAAVNTAKVEPGSTCAVFGLGAVGLAAVMGCKAAGAKKIIAVDINPDKFEKAKVFGATDFVNPKDHNKPISQVLSEMTDGGVDFSLECVGNVEVMRSALESCVQGWGVSVIVGFTDLQDVSVRPIQLITGRTWKGSTIGDFKGKDAVPQMVKAYLDKKLKLDEFITHTMTLDQVNDAIELMKHGKCIRTVLNVSPQ